Proteins co-encoded in one Vibrio fortis genomic window:
- a CDS encoding ABC transporter substrate-binding protein, translating to MLANIKKTALATAIIATATTGFASVATAAERSELTIHPKEYTTFVRNFNPYLGATNLHTTTDFLYEPLVVFNEMHGNTPVFRLAENFKMADDLMSVTFDIRKGVKWSDGETFSADDVVFSFNLVKEKPELDQSGINSWVTSVEKLNDYQVKFRLTEANSNVPYEIAKVPVVPKHIWKDIKDPATFTNENPVGSGPFTEIDTFTAQLYIQCENPNYWDADNLDVDCLRVPQIANNDQFLGKVVNGEMDWTSSFVPDIDRTYAAASPKHHYWYPPAGTQAFVVNFKHPDAAKNEALNNVEFRRAFSMALDRQTIIDIAFYGGGTVNDFASGLGYAFEAWSDEKTHNKYKGFNTYNAEGAKKLLADAGFKDVNKDGFVDTPSGKSFELLIQSPNGWTDFNNTVQLAVEQLNEVGIKAKARTPDFSVYNQAMLEGTYDVAYTNYFHGADPYTYWNSAYNSSLQSGDGMPRFAMHFYKNDKLDGLLNSFYKTADKNEQLDIAHGIQKIIAADQVTIPVMSGAYMYQYNTTRFTGWWNEENPKGRPNIWAGIPERLLHVLDLKPVQ from the coding sequence ATGCTTGCCAATATAAAAAAAACAGCACTAGCAACAGCAATTATTGCGACTGCTACGACAGGTTTTGCATCGGTAGCAACAGCTGCAGAACGCAGCGAACTGACTATCCACCCGAAAGAGTACACAACGTTTGTACGTAACTTTAACCCGTACCTAGGTGCGACTAACTTACATACAACGACTGACTTCTTGTACGAGCCACTTGTTGTTTTCAACGAAATGCACGGTAACACACCTGTATTCCGTCTAGCTGAAAACTTCAAAATGGCTGATGACCTAATGAGCGTAACGTTCGACATTCGTAAGGGTGTTAAATGGTCTGACGGTGAAACCTTCTCAGCAGATGATGTTGTTTTTTCTTTCAACCTTGTAAAAGAGAAGCCAGAGCTTGACCAATCTGGTATCAACTCTTGGGTAACTTCAGTAGAAAAACTTAACGATTACCAAGTTAAGTTCCGCCTAACAGAAGCAAACTCAAACGTACCTTATGAGATTGCTAAAGTACCTGTAGTACCTAAGCACATCTGGAAAGACATCAAAGATCCTGCGACTTTCACCAATGAAAACCCTGTAGGTTCTGGTCCGTTTACTGAGATCGATACGTTCACAGCACAACTTTACATTCAGTGTGAAAACCCGAATTACTGGGATGCTGATAACCTAGACGTTGACTGTCTGCGTGTTCCACAAATCGCAAACAACGACCAATTCCTAGGTAAAGTGGTTAACGGTGAAATGGACTGGACATCTTCTTTCGTACCAGACATCGACCGTACTTACGCAGCAGCAAGTCCTAAGCACCACTACTGGTACCCGCCAGCAGGTACTCAAGCATTTGTTGTGAACTTCAAGCACCCAGATGCTGCGAAGAACGAAGCGCTAAACAACGTTGAATTCCGTCGTGCATTCTCTATGGCTCTTGACCGTCAAACTATCATCGACATCGCGTTCTACGGTGGCGGTACAGTGAATGACTTCGCATCTGGCCTTGGCTATGCATTCGAAGCTTGGTCTGATGAAAAGACTCACAACAAGTACAAAGGCTTCAACACTTACAACGCTGAAGGCGCGAAGAAGCTTCTTGCTGATGCAGGCTTCAAAGATGTAAACAAAGACGGCTTCGTTGATACACCATCAGGCAAATCTTTCGAGCTATTGATTCAATCACCAAACGGTTGGACTGACTTCAACAACACAGTACAACTTGCTGTTGAGCAACTAAACGAAGTTGGTATCAAGGCAAAAGCTCGTACACCAGACTTCTCTGTGTACAACCAAGCAATGCTTGAAGGTACGTACGACGTAGCTTACACAAACTACTTCCACGGTGCGGATCCATACACGTACTGGAACAGCGCGTACAACTCTTCACTGCAATCTGGTGACGGTATGCCTCGTTTCGCGATGCACTTCTACAAGAACGACAAGCTAGACGGTCTTCTAAACAGCTTCTACAAAACAGCTGATAAGAACGAACAGCTAGACATCGCTCACGGTATCCAGAAAATCATCGCGGCTGACCAAGTAACGATTCCTGTAATGTCTGGTGCTTACATGTACCAATACAACACAACTCGCTTCACTGGTTGGTGGAACGAAGAGAATCCAAAAGGTCGTCCAAACATCTGGGCTGGTATTCCAGAGCGTCTACTTCACGTACTGGACCTAAAACCAGTTCAATAA
- a CDS encoding ABC transporter permease: MGYFLRRLSFYFVALLVAATLNFAIPRAMPGDPVTMMFANASVQVTPERIAAMKELLGFVDGGLLVQYIAYMKNILSWELGTSIQFYPLSVNSLLGGAFGWSLFLAGTAVVLSFSLGSILGIFAAWKRGSKYDAFVTPGMLILQAVPQVVIAMIALFTFAIGLKWLPTGYAYTAGTVPDWTSWEFIKDAAYHAVLPLFCASVVQIGGFLVNMRNNMINLLAEDYITMAKGKGLSENRVVFNYAARNALLPSVTALSMSLGMAIGGQLIIEIIFNYPGLGTVLFNAINARDYQVLQGQLLIMTLFMLFFNLVADMLYVVLDPRLRKGGK; this comes from the coding sequence ATGGGTTATTTTTTAAGACGTTTGTCATTTTATTTTGTCGCGCTATTAGTTGCTGCGACGTTAAACTTTGCAATTCCGCGAGCAATGCCGGGCGACCCGGTGACCATGATGTTCGCTAACGCTTCTGTTCAGGTAACCCCTGAGCGTATCGCAGCAATGAAAGAGCTACTCGGCTTTGTCGATGGCGGTCTATTAGTACAATACATTGCTTACATGAAGAATATTCTTAGCTGGGAGCTAGGTACTTCAATCCAATTCTACCCACTGTCTGTAAACTCGCTACTGGGCGGCGCATTCGGTTGGTCTCTATTCCTAGCAGGTACTGCGGTTGTTCTCTCGTTCTCGCTAGGCTCTATCCTAGGTATCTTCGCAGCATGGAAGCGTGGTAGTAAATACGATGCGTTCGTGACGCCAGGTATGCTGATTCTACAAGCGGTACCTCAAGTAGTTATCGCGATGATTGCGCTGTTCACCTTTGCAATCGGTCTTAAGTGGTTACCGACTGGCTACGCATATACTGCGGGTACCGTGCCAGATTGGACAAGCTGGGAATTCATTAAAGACGCGGCTTATCACGCAGTTCTTCCTCTATTTTGTGCTTCTGTTGTTCAGATTGGTGGCTTCCTTGTCAACATGCGTAACAACATGATCAACCTTCTTGCAGAAGACTACATCACGATGGCTAAAGGTAAGGGCCTAAGTGAAAACCGAGTGGTATTCAACTACGCGGCACGTAACGCACTACTACCAAGTGTAACCGCACTTTCTATGTCTCTAGGTATGGCTATCGGTGGTCAGCTCATCATCGAAATCATCTTCAACTACCCAGGCCTTGGTACGGTTCTATTCAATGCGATTAACGCGCGTGACTACCAAGTTCTTCAAGGTCAGCTACTTATCATGACCCTGTTCATGCTGTTCTTTAACCTTGTCGCTGACATGCTTTACGTTGTTCTTGACCCTCGTCTACGTAAGGGTGGTAAATAA
- a CDS encoding ABC transporter permease, giving the protein MKDFIKLIWRNPMALTGVIILSVFIFAAVFAPLIAKHAPDKRTGNPHEYPGFVVKAAQANPDGWVATNLADDRRTLIMSKKADHVLGTTRMGRDVWSQVVHGARVSLAVGFGAGITVCLLATVIGVSAGYFGGRVDDVLTAAMNIMLVIPQYPLLFVVAAFLGETGPLTITLVIGFMSWAWGARVIRSQTLALREKEFVKAAEVLGESSFRIIFVEILPNLISIVGASFIGSVMYAIMMEATLSFLGLGDPNTVSWGIMLYNVQASSSMLIGAWWELLAPCIALTLLVTGLALLNFAVDEIANPQLRSHKGMKRWKKLAAQDKQEREPELPPQNALWSGDK; this is encoded by the coding sequence ATGAAAGATTTTATTAAACTCATTTGGCGCAACCCAATGGCACTAACGGGTGTCATCATTCTCAGCGTCTTCATCTTTGCAGCGGTGTTCGCACCATTGATTGCAAAGCACGCACCGGACAAACGTACGGGTAACCCACACGAATACCCAGGGTTCGTTGTAAAAGCAGCACAAGCGAACCCGGATGGTTGGGTTGCAACGAACCTAGCTGATGACCGTCGTACCCTAATCATGTCTAAAAAAGCAGACCACGTACTCGGTACAACTCGCATGGGTCGTGACGTTTGGTCTCAGGTGGTTCACGGCGCTCGCGTATCACTGGCCGTTGGTTTCGGTGCAGGTATCACAGTATGTCTGTTGGCGACGGTAATTGGTGTTTCAGCTGGTTACTTCGGTGGTCGTGTCGATGACGTGCTAACCGCTGCAATGAACATCATGCTGGTTATTCCGCAGTACCCATTACTGTTCGTGGTGGCTGCATTCCTCGGTGAAACAGGGCCACTGACAATTACCTTAGTAATCGGCTTTATGTCCTGGGCTTGGGGTGCGAGGGTTATCCGATCGCAAACTCTAGCTCTACGTGAAAAAGAGTTTGTTAAAGCTGCTGAAGTATTGGGGGAGTCTTCTTTCCGCATCATCTTTGTTGAGATTCTACCAAACCTAATCTCTATCGTTGGCGCAAGCTTCATCGGCTCAGTGATGTACGCAATCATGATGGAAGCAACACTGTCGTTCCTTGGTCTTGGTGACCCGAATACAGTGAGCTGGGGCATCATGCTTTACAACGTACAAGCCTCTTCTTCAATGCTGATTGGCGCTTGGTGGGAACTGCTTGCACCGTGTATCGCGCTAACACTACTGGTAACAGGTCTAGCACTACTGAACTTTGCTGTAGATGAGATTGCTAACCCACAACTGCGTTCTCACAAAGGCATGAAACGTTGGAAAAAACTTGCTGCGCAAGACAAGCAAGAACGTGAACCTGAACTACCACCACAAAATGCACTTTGGAGCGGAGATAAATAA
- a CDS encoding ABC transporter ATP-binding protein: MTAPLISIRNLCVDYITDAGDVRACNNVSFDIAPGEVFGLAGESGCGKSTVAFSLMRLHKPPAFITGGEVIFNGENILDYSDDRMQAFRWSEMSMVFQSAMNALNPVLPMEEQFCDVIMRHTNMTREQAKQRAEGLLEIVDIHPSRLSDYPHQFSGGMRQRLVIAIALALNPKLIIMDEPTTALDVVVQREILQKIHALKEEFGFSILFITHDLSLMVEFSDRIGIMYSGELIEVANSQDILENPYHPYTKGLGSSFPPLTGPKTKLAGIPGNPLNLLEIPEGCRFQARCDRVHETCTKVPTKLRAIEPGHLSNCHLYGEPIVHTKL, from the coding sequence ATGACAGCACCACTCATTTCTATCCGCAACCTTTGCGTAGATTACATCACAGACGCGGGCGATGTCCGCGCCTGTAACAACGTGAGCTTTGATATTGCACCCGGAGAAGTCTTCGGCCTAGCAGGTGAATCTGGCTGTGGTAAATCAACGGTCGCATTCTCGCTAATGCGCCTCCATAAGCCGCCAGCATTTATCACCGGTGGTGAGGTTATCTTCAATGGAGAGAACATCTTAGATTACAGCGACGATCGCATGCAGGCATTCCGCTGGAGCGAAATGTCAATGGTATTCCAGAGTGCGATGAACGCCTTGAACCCTGTACTACCAATGGAAGAGCAGTTCTGTGACGTAATTATGCGCCACACGAATATGACTCGTGAGCAAGCAAAGCAACGCGCTGAAGGCCTGTTAGAGATCGTTGATATCCACCCTAGCCGCCTTAGCGATTACCCACACCAATTCTCTGGTGGTATGCGTCAGCGCTTGGTGATTGCGATTGCATTGGCCCTGAATCCGAAGTTAATCATCATGGATGAACCAACAACGGCTCTTGATGTGGTGGTTCAGCGCGAAATCCTTCAGAAGATCCACGCGCTAAAAGAAGAGTTCGGCTTCTCTATCTTGTTCATTACTCACGACTTATCACTGATGGTCGAGTTCTCTGACCGTATCGGCATCATGTATTCCGGTGAGCTGATCGAGGTCGCGAACTCACAAGATATTCTAGAAAACCCTTATCACCCGTACACCAAAGGATTGGGTAGTTCCTTCCCTCCTTTAACGGGCCCAAAAACGAAACTGGCAGGCATCCCAGGTAACCCTCTGAACTTATTAGAAATACCAGAAGGCTGTCGCTTCCAAGCTCGTTGTGACCGTGTACATGAGACCTGTACTAAAGTGCCAACCAAACTGCGCGCCATTGAGCCAGGGCACCTATCAAACTGCCACCTTTACGGTGAGCCAATAGTACATACCAAGCTCTAG
- a CDS encoding ABC transporter ATP-binding protein — protein MSKDFGQLLVEGKNVVKDFPISSTTIQTPMMRAINDVSFKMYKSRGLAVVGESGSGKSTTAKMIAKMYAPTDGVIEYKGRDIQTIASKHDLMTYREGVQMVWQDPFGSLNPTHNIFHHILRPLLIHKKVDPRNKREQEERVYDLLEQVGLIPPKETAQKYPHQLSGGQRQRVNLARNIAVGAEVVLADEPTSMLDVSIRAGVLNLMEEMKFEKEMSLLYITHDIATARYIAEDLSVMYVGHMVEWGDTDEVIANPQHPYTQLLVSAVPDPKKSIHEKLAGNKGEIPLWTPESAGCPFAGRCTHATDKCKEQLPGVTQLGENHFVRCYLHES, from the coding sequence ATGAGCAAAGATTTCGGTCAATTATTGGTAGAAGGTAAGAATGTCGTCAAAGACTTCCCAATAAGCAGTACCACAATTCAAACCCCGATGATGCGTGCAATCAACGACGTGTCATTCAAGATGTACAAGAGCCGAGGCCTCGCCGTTGTAGGTGAGTCAGGCTCAGGTAAGTCAACCACGGCGAAAATGATCGCTAAGATGTATGCCCCAACTGACGGCGTTATCGAATACAAAGGCCGCGATATCCAAACTATCGCGTCTAAGCATGATTTGATGACCTATCGCGAAGGCGTACAAATGGTATGGCAAGACCCGTTCGGTTCACTGAACCCAACGCACAACATCTTCCACCATATTCTGCGCCCACTGCTGATTCACAAAAAAGTGGATCCACGTAATAAACGTGAGCAAGAAGAACGCGTTTACGATCTTCTTGAGCAAGTAGGTTTGATCCCACCAAAAGAGACGGCACAGAAGTATCCGCATCAGCTGTCTGGTGGTCAACGTCAGCGTGTGAACCTGGCGCGTAACATTGCAGTAGGTGCTGAAGTGGTTCTTGCTGATGAACCAACCTCAATGCTCGACGTATCGATTCGTGCAGGTGTTCTCAACCTGATGGAAGAGATGAAGTTCGAGAAAGAGATGTCACTACTCTACATCACTCACGATATCGCAACGGCGCGCTACATCGCTGAAGACCTATCGGTGATGTACGTCGGACACATGGTGGAATGGGGAGATACCGACGAGGTCATCGCAAATCCACAACACCCTTATACCCAGCTATTGGTTTCAGCCGTTCCAGATCCTAAGAAATCAATCCATGAAAAACTGGCGGGTAACAAAGGCGAAATTCCATTGTGGACCCCTGAGTCTGCCGGCTGTCCTTTTGCTGGTCGCTGCACACACGCAACCGACAAATGTAAAGAACAGCTGCCAGGCGTGACTCAGTTAGGTGAAAACCACTTTGTACGCTGCTACTTACACGAAAGCTAA
- a CDS encoding glycoside hydrolase family 9 protein: protein MLLLTNHIGYEANAPKQAILQTRKARLSSTLVLLVCADDHVTVDSFEVTKHGRVANWHQGNYFTVDFSAVTQPGRYYLRFENLRSEIFEIGENLLMQKTFSDVLHYFKSQRCGGIFDKKDKQAQLLGTDRYVDVHGGWYDASGDVSKYFSHLSYGNYLNPQQIPMVVWNMLKGLRLAQDHEAFQKFTQTRLIEEALFGADFLVRMQDAAGYFYTTVFDKWSKDINQRDICSYATQEGIKSDDFQAGFRQGAGVAIAALASASALDVSGEYSNQTYLETAEKGYWHLKEYNHFYLNDGEENIIDEYCALLATSELYRVTKDSKYLAEARVWANRLAQRQQSDQAFEHFWSANADGSRPYFHAAEAGLPVIALCEYLAVESDAQLHQQARLIVEQACRFEIAVTDKVVNPFGYPRQYVKPVDGEKRDAFFVAHNNETGYWWQGENARLGSLATMALLAQPYVLDEALKARLITLSQNCLDWILGLNPYHMCMLDGHGHNNPDYLPQLGFFNAKGGICNGITAGFDDEEDIAFNPPAQKDDMLQNWRWGEQWIPHGAWYLLATAAQFNHTANQEGQ from the coding sequence ATGCTGTTACTCACCAATCACATCGGCTACGAAGCCAACGCGCCCAAGCAAGCGATATTACAAACTCGCAAGGCTCGTCTTTCCTCAACCTTAGTACTTCTGGTGTGTGCAGATGACCATGTCACCGTAGATAGCTTTGAGGTGACTAAGCATGGTCGAGTGGCAAACTGGCATCAAGGTAACTACTTTACTGTTGATTTTAGTGCCGTAACGCAACCAGGGCGTTACTACTTACGCTTTGAAAACTTGCGCTCAGAAATTTTTGAGATTGGTGAAAACTTACTCATGCAGAAAACCTTCTCTGACGTTCTGCACTATTTCAAATCACAACGCTGTGGTGGCATTTTCGATAAGAAAGACAAACAAGCTCAACTGCTCGGTACTGATCGCTATGTTGATGTGCACGGTGGTTGGTACGACGCCTCGGGCGATGTCAGCAAATACTTTAGCCACCTGTCTTATGGTAACTACCTCAACCCTCAGCAGATCCCTATGGTGGTTTGGAACATGCTGAAAGGGCTGCGACTAGCTCAAGATCATGAAGCATTTCAGAAGTTCACCCAAACTCGCTTGATTGAAGAAGCCCTGTTTGGCGCTGATTTCTTAGTTCGTATGCAAGATGCAGCAGGCTATTTCTACACCACAGTGTTTGACAAGTGGAGTAAAGATATCAACCAGCGTGATATCTGTTCTTACGCAACTCAAGAAGGTATCAAGTCTGATGATTTTCAAGCCGGATTCCGCCAAGGCGCTGGCGTTGCTATCGCAGCACTTGCTAGCGCATCTGCTCTCGATGTCTCAGGTGAATACTCAAATCAAACCTACCTAGAGACCGCAGAAAAAGGCTACTGGCATTTAAAAGAGTACAACCATTTTTACCTTAACGATGGTGAAGAGAACATCATTGATGAGTACTGTGCACTGCTAGCCACCAGCGAACTTTATCGCGTAACTAAAGATTCTAAATACCTTGCAGAGGCCAGAGTTTGGGCCAACCGCCTTGCTCAACGTCAACAGTCTGATCAAGCCTTTGAGCATTTCTGGTCAGCAAATGCTGATGGCTCACGCCCTTATTTTCATGCAGCAGAAGCCGGTCTACCCGTTATTGCCCTGTGTGAATACTTAGCCGTGGAGTCAGATGCGCAGCTTCATCAACAAGCACGCCTTATCGTCGAGCAAGCTTGTCGATTTGAAATCGCAGTAACCGATAAAGTCGTGAATCCATTCGGTTACCCAAGACAATACGTTAAGCCAGTCGATGGTGAAAAACGAGATGCCTTCTTCGTCGCTCACAACAACGAAACTGGCTACTGGTGGCAAGGTGAAAATGCTCGCCTAGGTTCTTTAGCAACCATGGCTTTGTTGGCTCAACCATATGTTTTAGATGAAGCTCTCAAAGCTCGCCTGATTACTCTGTCTCAAAACTGTTTAGATTGGATTTTGGGGCTCAACCCTTACCACATGTGCATGCTCGACGGTCATGGCCACAACAACCCTGACTACCTGCCTCAGCTTGGTTTTTTCAATGCCAAAGGTGGTATTTGCAATGGTATTACTGCGGGTTTTGATGACGAAGAAGATATTGCCTTTAATCCACCAGCACAGAAAGACGACATGCTACAAAACTGGCGCTGGGGAGAGCAATGGATTCCTCATGGTGCTTGGTACCTGTTAGCAACAGCAGCCCAATTCAACCACACCGCGAATCAAGAGGGGCAATAA
- a CDS encoding N-acetylglucosamine kinase gives MYYVGIDGGGTSCRARIRNKDGQLIGEAKSGSANILLGTDVAMASITAAIRDAALQGGLTESDFSKMHVGLALAGAEQKSAWLSFMNIDHPFASITLNTDAYGACIGAHNGQDGAIMIGGTGSCGILLKEGEQHVVGGREFPISDQGGGAVMGLRLIQQVLLAEDGIRPKTSLCLHVMNHFNNDVDNIVEWSKTAIPKDYGQFSPVIFQLANEGDELAIEMLKQTAADIEMFVNALHRKGANQICLMGSIAERILPWLSPVVQQWIVQPQFDAIEGALMFAGKPEHNLY, from the coding sequence ATGTACTACGTAGGTATTGATGGCGGCGGCACCTCTTGTCGTGCACGAATTCGAAACAAAGACGGACAACTTATTGGAGAAGCCAAAAGTGGCAGCGCCAATATTCTTCTGGGCACTGACGTTGCGATGGCATCTATTACTGCTGCAATTCGCGACGCGGCACTGCAAGGCGGTTTAACAGAGTCAGATTTTTCAAAGATGCATGTTGGATTAGCACTTGCTGGTGCTGAACAGAAATCAGCGTGGTTGAGTTTTATGAACATCGACCACCCTTTTGCCAGCATCACACTCAACACCGACGCTTATGGTGCCTGTATTGGTGCTCACAATGGCCAAGATGGTGCCATCATGATTGGCGGTACTGGCTCATGCGGCATTCTACTCAAAGAGGGTGAGCAACACGTCGTTGGCGGTCGTGAATTCCCAATCTCGGACCAAGGTGGTGGTGCGGTGATGGGACTAAGACTTATCCAACAAGTGCTTCTAGCAGAAGATGGCATTCGCCCAAAGACCTCACTCTGCCTGCACGTAATGAACCATTTTAATAATGATGTCGACAATATTGTTGAATGGTCGAAAACCGCAATCCCAAAAGACTACGGTCAATTTTCACCGGTCATTTTTCAACTCGCCAATGAAGGGGATGAGCTCGCCATTGAAATGCTCAAGCAGACTGCGGCTGACATCGAAATGTTTGTAAATGCACTTCACCGCAAAGGAGCAAACCAAATATGCCTGATGGGCAGTATCGCTGAACGCATTCTGCCTTGGCTTTCGCCCGTTGTTCAACAATGGATTGTACAGCCTCAATTCGACGCTATCGAAGGTGCGTTGATGTTTGCTGGCAAGCCCGAACACAACTTGTACTAA
- a CDS encoding beta-N-acetylhexosaminidase gives MNYRIDLAVLSEQKQNCRFGLTVHNLSDSDIKAWSLHFAFDRFILPDSLSQGALTQVGSYCTYTPNDCELKANNHCYFEFSIQSAPFRFISDGLNDAFIQTIINDEAQILPVAISPIVLASPYRERTEIPQVDNAPLALIPQPNSVTTQNGVFPLTPNTVLAITSALASDGGEWLKEELRTHFELSLPEQEVGAITFRTNPTLDDAEYKLTVTPEAITAEAGSQSGFIYAAATLLQLIEQQEVESFSVPCCKIVDKPRFKYRGMMLDCARHFHSLEDVKRLINQLTLYKFNVFHWHLTDDEGWRIEIKQLPQLTDIGAWRGLDEALEPQYTHLAQRYGGYYTQQEIREVIDYADKRGITVIPEIDIPGHCRAAIKSLPEMLVEQEDTTAYKSIQHYTDNVLNPGLKGTYEFLDIVIEEVAALFPSKLIHMGADEVPPGVWSNSPAAQAVMKEHGYQDSKELQGHLFRYAENKLKQLGKKMVGWEEAQHGNKVSKETIIYSWLSEEAAVNCARQGFDVVLQPAQFTYLDMTQDYAPEEPGVDWASVIPLEQAYNYEPLAEISDADPIRKRIRGIQCALWCEIVTHQQRMDYMVFPRISALAEGCWTHKNNRNWLDYLSRLKSHLPLLERLNIQYRSPWQD, from the coding sequence ATGAATTACCGCATCGACTTAGCTGTTCTCTCAGAACAAAAGCAAAACTGCCGCTTTGGTCTTACTGTACATAACTTAAGTGATTCAGACATCAAGGCATGGTCACTGCACTTTGCCTTTGATCGTTTTATTCTCCCAGATAGCTTATCGCAAGGCGCTCTAACTCAAGTGGGTAGCTACTGCACATACACCCCTAATGACTGCGAGCTTAAAGCGAACAATCATTGCTATTTCGAGTTCAGTATTCAGAGTGCGCCATTCCGCTTTATCTCGGACGGTTTAAACGATGCGTTTATCCAGACTATCATCAATGATGAAGCACAAATCTTGCCTGTTGCTATCTCACCGATTGTTTTGGCTTCTCCATATCGTGAACGCACTGAAATTCCTCAGGTCGATAACGCACCTTTGGCTCTGATCCCACAACCAAACTCAGTCACAACACAAAACGGAGTGTTCCCCCTCACTCCAAATACAGTACTCGCTATAACCTCAGCACTCGCAAGTGATGGTGGCGAGTGGCTGAAAGAAGAATTGCGCACCCATTTCGAGCTATCACTGCCTGAGCAAGAGGTGGGTGCCATCACCTTTAGAACCAACCCAACATTGGATGATGCTGAATATAAGCTCACAGTGACACCTGAAGCCATCACAGCAGAAGCGGGCAGCCAAAGCGGCTTTATCTACGCAGCAGCAACCCTACTCCAACTTATCGAACAACAAGAGGTTGAGTCTTTCTCGGTGCCATGCTGCAAAATCGTCGATAAACCAAGGTTTAAGTACCGCGGAATGATGCTCGACTGCGCGCGCCACTTTCACTCGTTAGAAGATGTGAAACGCTTAATCAACCAACTCACCCTATACAAGTTTAATGTTTTCCATTGGCACCTCACTGATGATGAAGGCTGGCGCATCGAGATAAAACAGCTACCTCAGCTCACCGATATCGGTGCATGGCGCGGTCTTGATGAAGCACTAGAGCCTCAGTACACACATCTGGCACAGCGTTACGGTGGCTACTACACACAGCAAGAGATCCGTGAAGTTATCGACTACGCCGACAAACGCGGCATCACGGTTATCCCAGAAATAGATATCCCAGGTCACTGCCGCGCAGCGATTAAATCTTTGCCAGAAATGCTGGTTGAGCAAGAAGATACAACCGCATACAAGAGCATTCAGCACTATACCGACAATGTACTCAACCCAGGGCTTAAAGGCACTTATGAGTTTCTCGATATCGTCATCGAAGAAGTAGCGGCACTTTTCCCAAGCAAGCTTATCCATATGGGTGCCGATGAAGTACCGCCTGGTGTTTGGAGTAACAGTCCAGCAGCGCAAGCAGTGATGAAAGAACACGGTTATCAGGACAGCAAAGAGCTACAAGGCCACCTATTTCGCTATGCCGAAAACAAGCTCAAGCAGCTCGGCAAGAAAATGGTCGGTTGGGAAGAGGCGCAACACGGCAACAAAGTCAGCAAAGAGACCATTATCTATTCTTGGCTAAGTGAAGAAGCAGCGGTCAACTGTGCTCGTCAGGGCTTTGATGTCGTACTGCAGCCTGCTCAATTTACTTATCTCGACATGACACAAGATTACGCACCAGAAGAACCCGGTGTCGACTGGGCGTCAGTAATTCCATTGGAGCAAGCTTACAACTATGAGCCACTCGCTGAAATCTCTGATGCTGACCCAATTCGCAAGCGAATTCGCGGTATTCAGTGTGCGCTCTGGTGCGAAATTGTTACTCATCAACAGCGTATGGATTACATGGTATTCCCTCGAATTAGCGCATTAGCGGAAGGATGTTGGACACACAAGAACAATCGTAATTGGCTGGATTATCTGTCCCGCCTAAAAAGTCACTTACCACTGCTAGAGCGATTGAATATTCAATATCGTTCACCTTGGCAAGACTGA